A DNA window from Ctenopharyngodon idella isolate HZGC_01 chromosome 8, HZGC01, whole genome shotgun sequence contains the following coding sequences:
- the LOC127517607 gene encoding uncharacterized protein LOC127517607 yields MSFRLCVTGCGRSLVPPDGHNHCITCLGVQHTEAAFVDSSCSHCGNMTIAVLRSRLSFLGSQGAGVPSPMPRSAVFYGFGRGDGVSACRQGDLRITVRASSPSATPRAPVPSTSLQPVVFLTERAGPSTERPAVSFGAPADDRMSIVAPEGEQESSGDEDSAVLPPSGTVALSKPDPELTAMLSRAAEKVGLVWNPPPCPEPSRLDDWYLGEARAGPQRPAPMPFFPEVHDEVTRSWRTPYSVRARPGPSSTFTKNAEQLVHAFMTSRLDYCNALLGGCSARLINKLQLVQNAAARVLTRTRKYDHISPVLSTLHWLPVKHRIDFKILLITYKALNGLAPQYLSELLIHYSPSRLLRSQNSGQLIIPRISKSTAGGRSFSYLAPKLWNNLPSIVREADTFCQFKSRLKTHLFNLAYT; encoded by the coding sequence atgtcatttcgtctgtgcgttactggatgcggtcgttcattggtcccccctgacggccacaatcactgcatcacgtgcctgggcgttcagcacactgaagcagcttttgtggatagttcatgttctcattgtgggaacatgactattgcagtgttgagatcgagactctcgttccttggttctcagggagcgggggtcccctcccctatgccccgttCCGCCGTTTTCTATGGTTTCGGCCGGGGTGACGGTGTGTCAgcgtgtaggcagggtgatctgaggatcacaGTCAGGGCTTCCTCGCCGAGCGCCACTCCGCGGGCCCCTGTCCCCTCTACCTCACTGCAACCGGTGGTGTTTCTGACTgagcgtgctggtccctctacggAGCGACCAGCCGTATCTTTCGGAGCACCGGCGGATGACCGTATGTCGATCGTGGCACCAgaaggtgagcaagagtcctcgggagatgagGACTCGGCTGTGTTACCTCCCTCCGGGACCGTAGCGTTGTCCAAGCCCGATCCtgagttgacggctatgctttcccgggctgccgagaaggtcgggctcgtctggaaccctccaccctgtcccgaaccttctcggctcgatgattggtacctcggggaggcccgcgctggtccccagcgccccgccccgatgccattcttcccggaggtgcatgatgagGTGACCAGGTCCTGGCGGACGCCCTATAGTGTTCGTGCGAGACCTGGTCCCTCGTCCACCTTCAccaaaaatgcagaacagttagttcatgcgttcatgacctcaaggctagattactgtaatgctctactgggtggttgttctgctcgcctgataaataaactacagctcgtacaaaatgcagcagctagagttcttactagaaccaggaagtatgaccatattagcccagttctgtcaacactgcattggcttcctgttaaacatcgtatagattttaaaatcttgctaattacttacaaagcactaaatggtttagctccccagtacctgagcgagctcctaattcattatagtccttcacgtctattgcgatctcagaattcaggccagctgataatacctagaatatcaaaatcaactgcaggtggtagatccttctcctatttggcacctaaactctggaacaatcttcctagcattgttcgggaagcagacacattctgtcagtttaaatctagactaaaaacgcatctctttaacctggcatacacataa